From a single Bacillus gobiensis genomic region:
- a CDS encoding amino acid permease yields MQEQKLSRGLKNRHVQLIAIGGAIGTGLFLGAGKSIHLAGPSILFAYMITGVICFLIMRALGELLLTNLKYNSFVDFIKDYLGNMAAFITGWTYWFCWISIAMADITAVGLYTQFWFPDLPQWIPGLIALVILLIMNLATVKLFGEMEFWFALIKVIAILALIVIGIFMIIKGFSTSSGPSSFTNLWSHGGMFPNGINGFILSFQMVVFAFVGIELVGLTAGETEDPEKVIPKAINNIPIRVLIFYIGALIVIMSIYPWSAINPMESPFVQVFVAVGIAAAAGIVNFVVLTSAASACNSAIFSTSRMVFSLAKDKNAPVPFTKLTSHKVPSNALFFSTVVILIAVVLNYVMPEGVFTLITSISTVCFLFIWGITVICHLKYRKTRPDLAKVNKFKLPLYPFSNYLILAFLAFVLVVLALAEDTRVALFVTPVWFILLIAIYKLRKTKTNQAEEGKVVGK; encoded by the coding sequence ATGCAAGAACAAAAATTGTCGAGAGGCCTTAAAAATAGGCACGTACAGCTAATCGCTATTGGCGGGGCAATCGGAACTGGATTATTTCTTGGTGCTGGAAAGTCTATTCATTTAGCAGGACCATCGATTTTATTTGCTTACATGATTACAGGAGTAATTTGCTTTTTAATCATGCGCGCACTTGGAGAACTACTCTTAACCAATTTAAAATATAATTCTTTTGTTGATTTTATTAAAGACTATTTAGGTAACATGGCAGCGTTTATCACTGGATGGACTTACTGGTTTTGCTGGATTTCAATTGCAATGGCCGACATAACAGCAGTTGGTCTCTATACCCAATTTTGGTTTCCTGATCTGCCACAGTGGATTCCAGGATTAATTGCGCTTGTCATTTTGTTAATTATGAACCTTGCAACCGTAAAACTTTTTGGTGAAATGGAATTCTGGTTCGCATTAATTAAGGTTATCGCGATTCTGGCACTAATTGTTATCGGTATTTTCATGATCATAAAAGGTTTTTCTACCAGCTCAGGCCCATCTAGTTTCACGAATCTATGGAGTCACGGAGGCATGTTCCCAAATGGCATAAATGGATTTATCCTCTCATTCCAGATGGTTGTGTTTGCGTTCGTTGGCATTGAACTTGTAGGACTTACAGCAGGTGAAACAGAAGACCCGGAAAAAGTTATTCCAAAAGCAATCAATAATATCCCTATTCGGGTGTTAATTTTCTATATCGGCGCACTTATTGTCATTATGAGTATTTATCCGTGGAGCGCCATCAACCCAATGGAAAGCCCATTCGTCCAAGTCTTTGTTGCGGTTGGTATCGCTGCAGCTGCTGGGATTGTCAATTTTGTCGTTCTAACATCCGCAGCTTCTGCATGTAACAGCGCCATTTTCAGTACAAGCCGGATGGTCTTCTCACTGGCCAAAGATAAAAATGCACCTGTACCATTTACAAAACTTACGTCCCATAAAGTGCCATCCAATGCATTGTTCTTTTCAACTGTTGTCATTCTCATTGCGGTTGTTTTGAACTATGTTATGCCAGAAGGAGTATTTACGCTGATTACAAGTATTTCTACAGTATGTTTCCTCTTTATTTGGGGAATTACGGTCATCTGCCATTTGAAATACCGTAAAACAAGACCGGATCTAGCGAAAGTGAACAAATTTAAATTGCCGCTTTATCCATTTTCCAATTACTTGATCCTTGCTTTCCTAGCATTCGTTCTTGTCGTGCTGGCACTTGCAGAAGATACTCGTGTCGCCTTGTTCGTAACGCCCGTTTGGTTTATTTTGCTGATTGCGATATATAAGTTGCGGAAAACGAAGACGAATCAAGCGGAAGAGGGAAAGGTAGTAGGAAAATAA
- the brnQ gene encoding branched-chain amino acid transport system II carrier protein, with amino-acid sequence MENKIPFSFIVIIGLMLFALFFGAGNLIFPAMLGQSAGSNIWSANMGFLLTGVGLPLLGVLAFGFSGKEDLQSLASRVHPIFGVVFTTVLYLAIGPLFAMPRTGSVSFEIGVKPFISEGSSSIALLVFTIAFFSITCFFSLNPAKIVDIVGKILTPIKLTFIGILVVVGFIYPIGKFQAPTDNYTTHSFFNGFQEGYLTMDALASFVFGIIIINAIKEKGAKTKKQIITVCVKAIGISAVILAIIYTALSYIGASSVGKLGHLENGGAVLAKVSNYYFGSYGGVLLGLMITVACLTTSVGLTTSCAAYFHKLLPAISYKKLAIGLSVFSTIVANIGLTQLISISVPVLSIIYPLAIVLIILTFFHPLFNGKSEVYQGSMLLTFFVSLVSGINDSGILIPIDKFFSHYLPFYEILNDSALNISIINKFFSHYLPMYDIGLGWVIPAIVGGLLGLGVSMLKNNEQIKYKSTVLDK; translated from the coding sequence ATGGAAAATAAAATACCTTTTTCCTTTATAGTCATAATTGGTTTAATGTTATTTGCTCTATTTTTTGGGGCAGGAAATTTAATTTTTCCTGCAATGCTGGGTCAATCAGCAGGATCAAATATTTGGTCAGCTAATATGGGCTTTTTACTTACAGGTGTTGGTCTGCCGTTACTCGGTGTATTGGCATTTGGGTTCTCTGGTAAAGAAGATTTGCAATCCTTAGCAAGTCGTGTCCATCCTATTTTTGGCGTCGTATTTACTACTGTTCTATATTTAGCAATAGGACCATTATTTGCTATGCCGCGAACAGGAAGTGTTTCTTTTGAGATAGGGGTAAAGCCGTTCATATCAGAAGGTTCTAGTTCTATTGCTTTACTTGTTTTTACAATCGCCTTTTTCAGTATTACGTGTTTTTTTTCGCTTAACCCCGCGAAAATTGTCGATATTGTAGGAAAAATCTTAACGCCGATAAAATTAACATTCATTGGTATCTTAGTAGTTGTTGGATTCATTTATCCGATTGGGAAATTTCAAGCACCGACAGACAATTATACAACTCACTCCTTTTTTAATGGATTTCAAGAAGGATATCTAACAATGGATGCTCTTGCATCGTTTGTTTTTGGAATTATTATTATTAATGCCATTAAAGAAAAAGGAGCTAAAACAAAAAAACAAATTATAACAGTTTGCGTGAAGGCAATAGGAATTTCTGCTGTTATCCTTGCAATTATTTATACAGCTCTATCCTATATAGGTGCTTCCAGCGTAGGAAAACTAGGTCATTTAGAAAATGGAGGAGCAGTATTAGCGAAAGTTTCAAACTATTATTTTGGAAGTTACGGCGGCGTGTTATTAGGACTAATGATCACCGTAGCTTGCTTAACGACTAGTGTAGGACTTACTACTTCTTGTGCTGCCTATTTTCATAAATTATTGCCAGCCATATCTTATAAAAAACTCGCAATTGGTTTATCTGTTTTCAGTACCATAGTGGCTAATATCGGTTTAACTCAATTAATTTCTATTTCCGTCCCTGTACTATCGATTATTTATCCATTAGCGATTGTACTGATAATCCTAACTTTCTTTCATCCATTATTTAATGGAAAGTCTGAAGTTTATCAAGGAAGCATGTTGTTAACCTTTTTTGTAAGTTTAGTAAGCGGGATAAATGATTCTGGTATACTCATTCCAATCGATAAATTTTTTAGTCACTATCTTCCTTTTTATGAAATCCTAAATGATTCTGCTTTAAACATTTCAATTATTAATAAATTTTTCAGTCATTATCTTCCTATGTATGATATAGGGTTAGGATGGGTTATTCCTGCTATTGTCGGTGGTCTTTTAGGACTTGGAGTAAGTATGCTGAAAAATAATGAACAGATTAAATATAAATCAACAGTATTAGACAAATAA